In one Streptomyces sp. NBC_01288 genomic region, the following are encoded:
- a CDS encoding SDR family oxidoreductase gives MRVFVTGATGFVGSAVVRELLDNGHQVLGLARSDASAERLAATGAEVHRGSLEDLDALRAGASASDGVIHTGFIHDFSNYAACVAIDLSAVRALTETLAGSDRPLVVSSVMSHGRTEDDVPDPAARPDLVRLPAEVTALTAAARGVRSSVIRLPQVHGEGDHAFVPGVIEIARAKGVSAYPGDGTNSWAAVHRDDAAVLFRLALENASAGTVLHAVDDEGVPVREIAEVIGKRLDLPVKSVPVEEAGAHFGWLGHFYASDLVGTSTVTRERFGWTPTRIGLLADLDHDYYFEVNQPS, from the coding sequence ATGCGTGTTTTCGTCACCGGAGCGACCGGATTCGTGGGCAGCGCGGTCGTCCGCGAACTGCTCGACAACGGCCACCAAGTGCTGGGCCTGGCGCGTTCCGACGCGTCGGCCGAACGTCTCGCGGCGACCGGGGCGGAGGTGCACCGGGGTTCGCTGGAGGACCTCGACGCCCTGCGCGCGGGCGCGTCGGCGTCCGACGGTGTGATCCACACCGGTTTCATCCACGACTTCTCGAACTACGCCGCCTGCGTCGCGATCGACCTGAGCGCGGTGCGGGCGCTCACGGAGACCCTCGCGGGTTCGGACCGCCCCCTCGTCGTCAGCTCCGTGATGAGCCACGGCCGGACCGAGGACGACGTACCCGACCCCGCCGCCCGCCCCGACCTGGTCCGCCTCCCCGCCGAGGTCACGGCCCTGACGGCGGCGGCACGAGGCGTCCGTTCGTCGGTGATACGGCTGCCGCAGGTGCACGGCGAGGGGGATCACGCCTTCGTCCCCGGCGTGATCGAGATCGCCCGCGCCAAGGGCGTCTCCGCGTACCCCGGAGACGGCACGAACAGCTGGGCCGCCGTCCATCGCGACGACGCCGCGGTGCTGTTCCGGCTGGCCCTGGAGAACGCCTCGGCGGGCACGGTCCTGCACGCGGTCGACGACGAGGGCGTCCCCGTACGGGAGATCGCCGAGGTCATCGGCAAGCGGCTGGACCTACCGGTGAAGAGCGTGCCGGTCGAGGAGGCCGGGGCCCACTTCGGCTGGCTGGGCCACTTCTACGCGTCCGACCTGGTGGGCACGAGCACGGTCACCCGGGAACGGTTCGGCTGGACCCCGACCCGGATCGGCCTGCTTGCCGACCTCGACCACGACTACTACTTCGAGGTCAACCAGCCGTCGTAG
- a CDS encoding TerD family protein, translating into MITLTKEDGPADLDGVTHLEIGASWDPTVGSSGGFIGKLRQKAGTDLDLIAIAMQGQDPVRLAGLDSVDPLGNGSLVHSGDNQTGKGEGDDETVTVDLARIPGNITSIVFVAAAYKKGSSFQKARNIAFKVYDATGGSTQQVAEIWPNLLSDHNSCAVAKAVREGGSWKLQVINETGKIKQGDERELMKFAVRK; encoded by the coding sequence ATGATCACGCTCACGAAGGAAGACGGTCCGGCGGATCTGGACGGAGTGACCCATCTGGAGATCGGGGCGTCCTGGGACCCGACCGTCGGCAGCAGCGGCGGCTTCATCGGGAAGCTGCGCCAGAAGGCAGGTACGGACCTCGATCTCATCGCCATCGCGATGCAGGGTCAGGACCCGGTGCGGCTCGCGGGGCTCGACTCCGTGGACCCGCTGGGCAACGGCTCGTTGGTGCACAGCGGCGACAACCAGACCGGCAAGGGCGAGGGCGACGACGAGACGGTGACCGTCGACCTCGCGCGGATACCCGGCAACATCACGTCGATCGTGTTCGTGGCCGCCGCCTACAAGAAGGGCAGTTCCTTCCAGAAGGCACGCAACATCGCCTTCAAGGTCTACGACGCCACGGGCGGCAGCACCCAGCAGGTCGCCGAGATCTGGCCCAACCTGCTCAGCGACCACAACAGCTGCGCGGTCGCCAAGGCGGTCCGGGAGGGCGGGAGTTGGAAGCTCCAGGTCATCAACGAGACCGGCAAGATCAAGCAGGGTGACGAGCGGGAGCTGATGAAGTTCGCCGTACGGAAGTAG
- a CDS encoding glutamate-cysteine ligase family protein: protein MELEWFVLPVDDPGRRASAAELTGIARLAGKPLPEGSRISWEPGGQLELSGPPRNSLQSCIDAVAADLAVLRSRAQLSGMRLLGAGLDRRPPRFTVALPRYRALKDYYAQRGGVGDALLCNTASVQVNVDAGDGSDGWRGRSRRWLIANALGPVLMAVFANSPVLEVCGPRETSAVSGRQLLRFRADRFRSGPLPPGSDPRSVWTRYAFDAQVVSIRRPGPAHVLSSPYGAQELDDYAATWESAPAGLSLGHWLRGMGPRAVRAEDVFHHLKSLVPPVRACGHLELRMIDAQAADDWVVPVAVVAALMDDRTNSDALSSLIRAASLVPSRHDWINAARNGLADPELRTLARTLIPMALAGVRRLGVSPEVSDAVERFAENYTLRGRSPAQSRLPNRMAVA, encoded by the coding sequence GTGGAGCTGGAATGGTTCGTCCTGCCGGTGGACGATCCTGGACGGCGGGCGAGCGCGGCGGAACTCACCGGTATCGCCCGGCTGGCCGGGAAACCGCTCCCGGAAGGGAGCCGGATCTCCTGGGAGCCCGGTGGACAGCTGGAGTTGAGCGGCCCGCCCCGCAATTCGCTGCAGAGCTGTATCGACGCCGTAGCCGCTGATCTGGCCGTACTCCGGAGCCGGGCCCAGTTGTCGGGGATGCGGCTCCTGGGCGCCGGCCTCGACCGCCGTCCCCCTCGGTTCACCGTCGCGCTGCCCCGCTATCGGGCGCTGAAGGACTATTACGCGCAGCGCGGCGGCGTCGGCGACGCCCTGCTGTGCAACACCGCGTCCGTGCAGGTCAACGTGGACGCCGGGGACGGCTCGGACGGATGGCGGGGACGCTCACGACGCTGGTTGATCGCCAACGCCCTGGGGCCCGTGCTGATGGCGGTCTTCGCCAACTCCCCCGTCCTGGAGGTGTGCGGCCCACGGGAGACCTCCGCCGTCTCCGGGCGGCAGTTGCTGCGGTTCCGGGCCGACCGCTTCCGCAGCGGACCGCTGCCTCCGGGCAGTGATCCGCGCAGCGTGTGGACCCGGTACGCGTTCGACGCACAAGTGGTGTCCATACGCCGGCCGGGCCCCGCTCACGTGCTGTCCTCCCCTTACGGGGCACAGGAGTTGGACGACTACGCGGCGACCTGGGAGTCCGCGCCCGCCGGGCTGTCCCTCGGGCACTGGCTGCGCGGCATGGGCCCGCGCGCGGTACGCGCCGAGGACGTCTTCCACCATCTCAAGTCGCTGGTGCCGCCCGTCCGCGCCTGCGGGCACCTGGAGTTGCGCATGATCGACGCTCAGGCGGCCGACGACTGGGTGGTGCCCGTAGCCGTGGTGGCGGCGCTCATGGACGACAGGACCAACTCCGACGCGCTCTCCTCGCTCATCCGGGCCGCGTCCCTGGTTCCCTCGCGTCACGACTGGATCAACGCCGCGCGGAACGGCCTGGCCGACCCCGAACTGCGTACGCTCGCCCGGACGCTGATCCCCATGGCCCTGGCCGGGGTACGGCGGCTGGGGGTGTCACCGGAGGTGTCCGACGCGGTGGAGCGTTTCGCGGAGAACTACACGCTGAGGGGGCGTTCTCCCGCTCAGTCGCGGCTGCCGAACCGCATGGCGGTCGCGTGA
- a CDS encoding alpha/beta fold hydrolase, which translates to MTDFMTTVPLPDRLAHEKFGQLTYLERVADSPAISMFFHGLGLDATDYQEYLETHDTHGIAVSLAGYAPGHADPLPPVPASRHVEMVADFVEWIGRENPHKRIILIGFSLGADLVLQLAEHWTAAPVRRCPPVAGVLLLDPNVNQSTMTISRLFASADRRDPTSALKELVGLANDQAVFRSLCSYALKITSKDFGQVHQLATDMIHYWDPAGYDQFGARVTRVAEVADVVKVVLSADYEEHLDGMRNAVRRHGLNLANVELAITGLGHFDLIENDFLSRELKSIG; encoded by the coding sequence GTGACCGATTTCATGACGACCGTTCCGCTTCCCGACCGTCTGGCTCATGAAAAATTCGGGCAGCTGACCTATTTGGAACGTGTGGCCGATTCTCCTGCGATCAGTATGTTTTTTCACGGTCTGGGGCTTGATGCCACTGACTATCAGGAGTATCTGGAGACACACGACACCCATGGGATCGCCGTCAGCCTGGCCGGTTATGCGCCGGGGCATGCGGACCCTCTTCCTCCGGTGCCGGCCAGTAGGCATGTCGAGATGGTCGCGGACTTCGTCGAGTGGATCGGCCGCGAGAATCCGCACAAGCGGATCATCTTGATCGGGTTCTCCCTGGGCGCTGACCTGGTACTACAGCTCGCGGAACACTGGACGGCCGCCCCCGTTCGCAGGTGCCCCCCGGTCGCCGGTGTTCTCCTGCTCGACCCCAATGTGAACCAGTCGACCATGACGATCTCGCGGCTCTTCGCATCCGCCGACCGCCGTGATCCCACCTCCGCGCTGAAAGAACTCGTGGGCCTGGCGAATGATCAGGCGGTGTTCCGGTCGCTGTGCAGTTATGCGCTCAAGATTACGTCGAAAGATTTCGGTCAGGTGCATCAACTTGCCACGGACATGATCCATTACTGGGACCCCGCGGGATACGATCAGTTCGGCGCTCGCGTCACCAGGGTGGCTGAAGTCGCGGACGTGGTCAAAGTCGTACTCTCGGCCGACTACGAAGAACATCTGGACGGTATGCGGAACGCGGTGCGGCGCCATGGTCTGAATTTGGCCAATGTCGAGCTCGCTATTACCGGACTCGGCCATTTCGATCTCATCGAGAATGATTTCCTCTCGCGCGAGCTGAAATCCATCGGCTGA
- a CDS encoding cytochrome P450 has protein sequence MPCPALPDGFDFTDPDLLHHRVPLPEFAELRAAEPVRWIPQPLNIAGFQDEGYWAVTRHADVRYVSTHPEIYSSTVNTAIIRFGEHMTRDALDVQQLILLNMDPPEHTRVRQIVQRGFTPRAIRALEERLRDRAHSIVAGARAHSGPFDFVTEVACELPLQAIAELIGIPQEDRVKIFEWSNKMIAYDDPEYAITEEVGAESAAELIAYAMGMAAERKRCPAHDIVSTLVAAEDEGNLNSDEFGFFVLMLSVAGNETTRNAITHGMHAFLTHPEQWELYKRERPSTAAEEIVRWATPVNAFQRTATQDTELGGKLIKKGDRVGIFYASANHDPEVFENPDQFDVMRDPNPHLGFGGGGPHYCLGKSLAVLEIDLIFNAIADAMPDLTLTGDPRRLRSAWINGVKELQVTAG, from the coding sequence ATGCCCTGTCCAGCTCTCCCCGACGGGTTCGACTTCACCGACCCGGACCTGCTCCACCACCGCGTCCCGCTACCGGAGTTCGCCGAACTGCGCGCGGCCGAGCCGGTGCGCTGGATACCGCAGCCCCTCAACATCGCCGGGTTCCAGGACGAGGGCTACTGGGCCGTGACCCGGCACGCCGACGTCCGGTACGTCTCCACCCACCCGGAGATCTACTCCTCGACCGTCAACACGGCGATCATCCGCTTCGGCGAGCACATGACGCGCGACGCGCTCGACGTCCAGCAGCTGATCCTGCTCAACATGGACCCGCCCGAGCACACCCGCGTCCGCCAGATCGTCCAACGCGGCTTCACACCAAGGGCGATCCGCGCGCTGGAGGAACGCCTGCGCGACCGGGCCCACTCGATCGTGGCGGGCGCCCGCGCCCACTCCGGCCCCTTCGACTTCGTCACCGAGGTCGCCTGCGAACTGCCCCTCCAGGCCATCGCCGAACTCATCGGCATCCCGCAGGAGGACCGCGTCAAGATCTTCGAGTGGTCCAACAAGATGATCGCGTACGACGATCCCGAGTACGCCATCACGGAAGAGGTCGGCGCCGAGTCCGCCGCCGAACTCATCGCCTACGCCATGGGAATGGCCGCCGAGCGCAAGCGGTGCCCGGCCCACGACATCGTCAGCACCCTGGTCGCCGCCGAGGACGAGGGCAACCTGAACTCCGACGAGTTCGGCTTCTTCGTGCTGATGCTCTCGGTCGCCGGGAACGAGACGACCCGCAACGCCATCACCCACGGCATGCACGCGTTCCTCACCCACCCCGAGCAGTGGGAGCTGTACAAGCGGGAGCGCCCGTCGACCGCCGCCGAGGAGATCGTCCGCTGGGCCACCCCGGTCAACGCCTTCCAGCGCACGGCGACCCAAGACACCGAACTCGGCGGCAAGTTGATCAAAAAAGGCGACCGCGTCGGCATCTTCTACGCCTCCGCCAACCACGACCCCGAGGTCTTCGAGAACCCGGACCAGTTCGACGTCATGCGCGACCCGAACCCGCACCTCGGCTTCGGCGGCGGGGGCCCGCACTACTGCCTCGGCAAGTCCCTCGCGGTCCTGGAGATCGACCTGATCTTCAACGCGATCGCGGACGCGATGCCCGACCTGACGCTGACGGGCGACCCGCGCCGGCTGCGCTCGGCATGGATCAACGGGGTCAAAGAGCTTCAGGTGACCGCCGGTTGA
- a CDS encoding DUF397 domain-containing protein: protein MPTGTQWRKSSYSGDEGGNCIEIAETPCITTLNTTTPTTLAIRDSKTPAGPILTLGPAAFTSFVNWSATTAG from the coding sequence ATGCCGACGGGGACTCAGTGGCGGAAGTCCAGCTACAGCGGTGACGAGGGCGGCAACTGCATAGAGATCGCCGAAACCCCCTGCATCACCACCCTGAACACCACCACCCCCACCACTCTCGCCATCCGCGACTCCAAGACCCCGGCGGGACCGATCCTCACCCTCGGCCCCGCCGCGTTCACGAGCTTCGTCAACTGGTCGGCTACGACGGCTGGTTGA
- a CDS encoding steroid 3-ketoacyl-CoA thiolase, whose protein sequence is MVAEPVIVEAVRTPIGRRGGALANLHPAYLLGETYRELLGRTGIHADCVEQVVGGTVTHAGEQSMNPARNAWLAMGLPYETAATTVDCQCGSSQQASHMTANMIAAGVIDVGISCGVEAMSRVPLGSGSKHGPGKPFPDEWNVDLPNQFEAAERIARNRQLTRENVDSLGLISQERAAIAWSEERFKKETFAVQVPTTEDEQRAGHGMWRLVDRDEGLRDTSMEALARLKPVMPTAVHTAGNSSQISDGASAIMWASKRMARALKLRPRARIVAQALVGSDPHYHLDGPIDATRAVLGKAGMTLKDIDIVEINEAFASVVLSWAQVFGQDLEKVNVNGGAIALGHPVGATGARLITTALHELERSDKEFALITMCAGGALATGTIIQRL, encoded by the coding sequence ATGGTCGCGGAACCCGTCATCGTGGAAGCCGTACGCACCCCCATCGGCAGGCGCGGCGGAGCGCTCGCCAACCTGCACCCCGCCTATCTCCTGGGCGAGACCTACCGTGAACTCCTCGGCCGCACCGGCATTCACGCCGACTGCGTCGAGCAGGTCGTCGGCGGCACGGTGACCCATGCCGGCGAACAGTCCATGAACCCCGCGCGCAACGCCTGGCTGGCCATGGGGCTGCCGTACGAGACGGCGGCCACGACGGTCGACTGTCAGTGCGGCTCCTCGCAGCAGGCCTCGCACATGACCGCCAACATGATCGCGGCGGGCGTCATCGACGTCGGGATCAGCTGTGGCGTCGAGGCGATGTCACGGGTGCCGCTGGGGTCGGGGTCGAAGCACGGACCCGGGAAGCCGTTCCCGGACGAGTGGAACGTGGACCTGCCCAACCAGTTCGAGGCCGCCGAACGCATCGCCCGCAACCGGCAGTTGACCCGCGAGAACGTCGACTCGCTCGGCCTGATCTCGCAGGAGCGGGCGGCCATCGCCTGGTCCGAGGAACGCTTCAAGAAGGAGACGTTCGCCGTCCAGGTGCCGACGACGGAGGACGAGCAGCGCGCCGGGCACGGCATGTGGCGGCTCGTCGACCGCGACGAGGGCCTGCGCGACACCTCGATGGAGGCGCTGGCGCGGCTGAAGCCGGTCATGCCAACTGCTGTGCACACGGCGGGCAATTCCTCGCAGATCAGCGACGGGGCGTCCGCGATCATGTGGGCGTCGAAGCGGATGGCGCGGGCGCTGAAGCTGCGGCCCCGGGCGCGGATAGTGGCTCAGGCGCTGGTTGGATCGGACCCGCACTACCACCTCGACGGGCCGATCGACGCGACGCGGGCCGTGCTCGGCAAGGCGGGCATGACGCTCAAGGACATCGACATCGTCGAGATCAACGAGGCGTTCGCGTCCGTGGTGTTGAGCTGGGCGCAGGTCTTCGGCCAGGACCTGGAGAAGGTCAACGTGAACGGCGGTGCGATCGCCCTCGGTCATCCGGTCGGGGCGACGGGCGCGCGGCTGATCACCACGGCTCTTCACGAACTGGAGCGCTCCGACAAGGAGTTCGCGCTGATCACGATGTGCGCGGGCGGGGCGCTGGCGACCGGAACGATCATTCAGCGGCTGTAG
- a CDS encoding ATP-binding protein has protein sequence MLAVPHRRQYVMHLTVGEHSARHIRRIVRSFLLEWGMPELSDTVELAMTELVANVVRHVPDRRCGLLLLCQTAGVRVEVSDSSSQLPDLHTDFDAESENGRGLVILDAVTDKWGVTRAAGGGKTVWFECS, from the coding sequence ATGCTGGCCGTTCCCCACCGCCGGCAGTACGTCATGCACCTCACCGTGGGTGAACACTCGGCCCGGCACATCCGCCGTATCGTCCGCTCGTTCCTCCTGGAGTGGGGCATGCCGGAGCTGTCCGACACCGTCGAACTCGCCATGACGGAGCTGGTCGCCAATGTCGTACGGCATGTTCCGGACCGGCGCTGCGGACTGCTGTTGCTGTGCCAGACGGCCGGCGTACGCGTCGAGGTGAGCGACAGCTCCTCCCAACTCCCGGACCTGCACACCGACTTCGACGCCGAGTCGGAGAACGGGCGCGGGCTCGTGATCCTGGACGCGGTGACGGACAAGTGGGGGGTGACCCGGGCGGCCGGAGGCGGGAAGACGGTGTGGTTCGAGTGCTCCTGA
- a CDS encoding bifunctional glycosyltransferase 87/phosphatase PAP2 family protein — translation MANVEHSGGPAGAAGAFGSSAAQTARARLRVARLGLWLVAAVLAVRQVAVVLSTPQGDRLTDLETWVGPNGVLHVKGSLYDSTQFTGTPFGGLVLKPLTRAAEQALGWGWTFGTLLLVVALGLVVSRALPKPVTRRASLLAAPVAISLLMLSLPVRNTLWLGQTSIIPVLLVLLGCFTVRGERSSGVLIGLAAALQPTVLLFAPLLWFTGRRRAAVTSMLTFAASVAIAWAAMPHDSYTYWVHHMAGAGLGGAADGLGNQSLHGALLRLGLTGPLEIGLFLALGAAVTYLGLRRAVRYARDGQLLLAVAITGCAAIAVSPTTWQHQLLWVLLAVVGRVGKRASDRFVWPIAVILVVTLPAKMMLPNMAALYPLRDNVVLLMALAAATMVPFLSRTSEYYRRPIPTEYAEPVPTRWKHVPLLPFLRRVLTRPNLLLELLLIRVTYAAYQQVRLAATGGTNSGGRATAEHHGHEILSIERFLHIDIEHAVNHWVVKVDFLKDFFNFYYESFHFVVPLTVMAVLYWRRPVDYRWARSALGFATLLALVGFWLYPLAPPRLLPGLGIIDTVHGVQDFSKPDYGTLTALTNQYAAMPSLHFGWSLWCGVVIFALAPKWWMKALGLLHPFFTVSAIVATGNHWILDAAGGAAVVAAGFGLAYVFQGPRARSLRPKSLEINTESEPETGDRIRS, via the coding sequence GTGGCGAACGTGGAGCACAGCGGGGGACCGGCGGGAGCCGCGGGAGCATTCGGGTCGAGTGCCGCCCAGACGGCCAGGGCACGGCTGCGTGTGGCGCGCCTGGGTCTGTGGCTGGTCGCCGCGGTCCTCGCCGTACGGCAGGTGGCCGTGGTCCTCAGCACCCCGCAGGGGGACCGGCTGACCGACCTGGAGACCTGGGTCGGACCGAACGGCGTCCTTCATGTGAAGGGCTCGCTGTACGACTCGACGCAGTTCACCGGCACCCCCTTCGGCGGGCTCGTCCTCAAACCGCTCACCCGGGCCGCGGAACAGGCCCTCGGCTGGGGCTGGACCTTCGGCACGCTGCTGCTGGTCGTCGCGCTCGGCCTGGTCGTCTCCCGCGCCCTGCCCAAGCCCGTCACCCGCCGTGCCTCGCTGCTCGCCGCGCCCGTCGCGATCAGCCTGCTCATGCTGTCGCTGCCGGTGCGCAACACCCTCTGGCTCGGCCAGACCAGCATCATCCCGGTCCTGCTCGTCCTGCTCGGCTGCTTCACCGTGCGCGGCGAGCGGTCCAGCGGGGTGCTGATCGGCCTCGCCGCCGCGCTCCAGCCGACCGTGCTGCTGTTCGCGCCGCTGCTGTGGTTCACCGGCCGGCGCCGGGCCGCCGTCACCTCCATGCTGACGTTCGCCGCGAGCGTGGCGATCGCGTGGGCCGCGATGCCGCACGACTCGTACACCTACTGGGTGCACCACATGGCCGGTGCCGGCCTCGGCGGCGCGGCCGACGGCCTGGGCAACCAGTCGCTGCACGGCGCGCTGCTGCGCCTCGGCCTCACCGGCCCGCTGGAGATCGGCCTGTTCCTGGCCCTCGGCGCGGCCGTCACCTACCTGGGCCTGCGCCGGGCCGTGCGGTACGCGCGTGACGGACAGCTGCTGCTCGCGGTCGCGATCACGGGCTGCGCGGCGATCGCGGTGTCGCCGACGACCTGGCAGCACCAGCTGCTGTGGGTGCTGCTCGCGGTGGTCGGCCGGGTCGGCAAGCGGGCCTCGGACCGCTTCGTGTGGCCGATCGCGGTGATCCTCGTGGTCACCCTGCCCGCGAAGATGATGCTGCCGAACATGGCGGCCCTCTACCCGCTGCGTGACAACGTCGTCCTGCTCATGGCGCTCGCCGCCGCGACCATGGTCCCGTTCCTGTCCCGCACCTCCGAGTACTACCGCCGCCCGATCCCCACGGAGTACGCCGAGCCGGTCCCCACGCGCTGGAAGCACGTCCCGCTGCTCCCGTTCCTGCGCCGCGTCCTGACCCGCCCGAACCTCCTCCTCGAACTCCTCCTGATCCGCGTCACCTACGCCGCCTACCAGCAGGTCCGCCTCGCGGCGACCGGCGGCACCAACTCGGGCGGCCGGGCCACGGCGGAACACCACGGCCACGAGATCCTCTCGATCGAGCGCTTCCTGCACATCGACATCGAGCACGCGGTCAACCACTGGGTCGTGAAGGTCGACTTCCTCAAGGACTTCTTCAACTTCTACTACGAGTCCTTCCACTTCGTGGTCCCCCTGACGGTCATGGCCGTCCTGTACTGGCGCCGCCCGGTCGACTACCGCTGGGCCCGCTCGGCCCTGGGCTTCGCCACCCTCCTCGCCCTGGTCGGTTTCTGGCTCTACCCGCTGGCCCCGCCCCGCCTGCTCCCCGGCCTCGGCATCATCGACACGGTCCACGGCGTCCAGGACTTCTCCAAGCCGGACTACGGCACCCTCACCGCCCTCACCAACCAGTACGCGGCGATGCCCTCGCTGCACTTCGGCTGGTCCCTGTGGTGCGGCGTCGTCATCTTCGCCCTCGCCCCCAAGTGGTGGATGAAGGCCCTGGGCCTCCTGCACCCCTTCTTCACCGTCTCCGCGATCGTCGCGACCGGCAACCACTGGATCCTGGACGCGGCCGGCGGCGCGGCGGTAGTCGCCGCGGGCTTCGGCCTGGCGTACGTCTTCCAGGGCCCGAGGGCACGCTCGCTACGGCCCAAATCGCTTGAGATCAACACCGAGTCGGAGCCGGAGACGGGCGACCGTATTCGGAGCTGA
- a CDS encoding helix-turn-helix domain-containing protein, whose amino-acid sequence MHIATLDPGASPLDYYGYELRRYREAAGLTQRQLGVIINYTGSLIGQIETAKKLPTLEFSRQIDAALNTGGLLTRLLDLVLRSQLPSWFRQVAELQARAVEILSFETHMIHGLLQTEAYARAVLGALDQGNLDDRTAVRLARQNIFEKEEPPIFWAILSESALYQQIGGPEAMRGQLARLLAYEDNPRVNIQILPFAVGAHAGLQGSFDLYRFESDPPIVYTEGYGGSGYPTANPATVKKCSLRYDHLQAAALSIKDSAKLMRRVMEERYGEQRDADGDSVAEVQLQR is encoded by the coding sequence GTGCACATCGCTACGCTTGATCCAGGGGCGTCGCCGCTGGACTACTACGGCTACGAGTTGCGCCGCTATCGGGAAGCGGCCGGTCTCACCCAACGCCAGCTCGGCGTCATCATCAACTACACCGGGTCATTGATCGGCCAGATCGAGACGGCCAAGAAGCTCCCCACGCTGGAGTTCAGCAGGCAGATCGACGCCGCACTCAACACCGGTGGGCTGCTGACCCGGTTGCTCGATCTGGTGCTGCGCAGTCAACTCCCTTCCTGGTTCCGGCAGGTGGCCGAGTTGCAGGCGCGGGCTGTCGAGATCCTCAGCTTCGAGACGCACATGATCCACGGTCTCCTCCAGACCGAGGCGTACGCGCGTGCCGTGCTCGGTGCGCTGGACCAGGGCAACCTCGACGACCGCACCGCAGTGCGGCTGGCTCGGCAGAACATCTTCGAGAAGGAGGAGCCGCCCATCTTCTGGGCGATCCTCAGCGAGTCCGCTCTGTACCAACAGATCGGTGGACCCGAGGCGATGAGGGGGCAACTCGCGCGCCTGTTGGCATATGAGGACAACCCCCGAGTCAACATCCAGATCCTGCCGTTCGCGGTGGGAGCTCACGCGGGGCTGCAAGGTTCCTTCGACCTCTATCGGTTCGAGAGCGACCCGCCGATCGTCTACACGGAGGGCTATGGCGGCAGCGGGTATCCAACCGCCAACCCAGCCACCGTCAAGAAGTGCTCGCTCCGTTACGATCATCTCCAGGCTGCCGCTCTCTCCATCAAAGACTCGGCGAAGCTGATGCGGCGCGTAATGGAGGAACGTTATGGGGAACAACGCGATGCCGACGGGGACTCAGTGGCGGAAGTCCAGCTACAGCGGTGA
- a CDS encoding LysR family transcriptional regulator, with amino-acid sequence MSDLDLRLVRCFTVVAEELHFGRAAAVLHLAQPSLSRHVRRLESELGVRLFDRTAQGTQLTEAGRAFLPRAQALLRSAAEAVAVVREVGQPSRGVVGFMTGLIITPAVRALRAGHPEADVHSRFLGWGELPSALLEHRVDVVVGRLPFATEGLSVSVLCEEPRMLLMPVGHRLAGKERVSIDDIADEPVPRFPDEEFNAFWRVDPRPDGRPAPDGPFVRELEDKLEVIAAGEAVAIVPAGAVRKGLRLDLTTVPIDGVAPVPVVLAVRAGEERRPLLAAFRACAEEHLHPDNWLATAAE; translated from the coding sequence ATGAGTGACCTGGATCTGCGCCTCGTGCGCTGCTTCACCGTCGTCGCCGAGGAACTGCACTTCGGGCGGGCGGCGGCCGTGCTCCACCTCGCGCAGCCGTCCCTCAGTCGTCATGTCCGGCGCCTGGAGAGCGAGTTGGGCGTGCGGCTCTTCGACCGGACCGCGCAGGGCACTCAACTCACCGAAGCGGGGCGGGCGTTCCTGCCCCGGGCCCAGGCGCTGTTGCGGTCGGCGGCGGAGGCGGTGGCCGTGGTGCGGGAGGTCGGGCAGCCCAGCCGGGGCGTCGTCGGGTTCATGACCGGGCTGATCATCACCCCGGCGGTGCGTGCCCTGCGCGCCGGGCACCCGGAGGCCGACGTGCACAGCCGCTTCCTCGGCTGGGGCGAGTTGCCGTCCGCCCTGCTGGAGCACCGGGTCGACGTGGTGGTGGGCCGACTCCCGTTCGCCACCGAGGGGTTGAGCGTCAGCGTCCTCTGCGAGGAGCCCCGGATGCTGCTGATGCCGGTCGGCCACCGGCTGGCCGGCAAGGAGCGCGTCAGCATCGACGACATCGCCGACGAGCCCGTACCCCGGTTCCCCGACGAGGAGTTCAACGCGTTCTGGCGCGTCGACCCCCGCCCGGACGGCCGCCCCGCGCCGGACGGGCCGTTCGTCCGGGAGCTGGAGGACAAGCTCGAAGTCATCGCGGCGGGCGAGGCGGTGGCGATCGTTCCGGCGGGCGCCGTCAGAAAGGGCCTGCGGCTCGATCTGACGACGGTCCCGATCGACGGCGTGGCCCCGGTCCCGGTCGTGCTGGCCGTCCGTGCGGGCGAGGAGCGCCGCCCACTCCTCGCGGCCTTCCGCGCCTGCGCCGAGGAGCACCTGCACCCCGACAACTGGCTTGCTACAGCCGCTGAATGA